Proteins encoded by one window of Streptacidiphilus sp. PB12-B1b:
- a CDS encoding rhomboid-like protein, which yields MTTADPAGPGGPCGPAGPSAAAEAEGPGRGTPDGPDSSAGHGSSPGRGRPTGRTEPAGRPEPAGRGGPVGAGGRPGPRRRAARIAAAVGRYLAAAPGTFVWLAILGVNTFLLVRMSPRFRRYFLITHSTNLDELSHHPIKVLIASALWTETPSFLFWFVVFNLFLVPTERWLGTLRWLAVVAIAHIGATLVSEGAVAYLIHAGDLPHRTKHTIDIGVSYGVSGAVGVLTWFLARPLRWYYLGAATAFYLLLFGLSRDFTNLGHLTAFVLGVACYPITSGVPGGNWRPRKGSPPGSVLRFPG from the coding sequence ATGACGACGGCAGACCCCGCAGGGCCCGGCGGCCCGTGCGGCCCGGCGGGCCCGTCCGCCGCGGCCGAAGCGGAAGGCCCCGGCCGGGGCACCCCCGACGGCCCCGACAGCTCGGCAGGGCACGGCAGCTCACCAGGGCGCGGCCGTCCGACCGGCCGCACCGAACCGGCAGGCCGCCCCGAACCGGCAGGCCGCGGCGGTCCGGTGGGGGCCGGCGGGCGTCCGGGACCGCGCCGCCGCGCCGCCCGGATCGCCGCCGCCGTCGGCCGCTATCTGGCGGCCGCCCCGGGCACCTTCGTCTGGCTGGCCATCCTCGGCGTCAACACCTTCCTCCTGGTCCGGATGTCACCCCGGTTCCGCCGGTACTTCCTGATCACCCACAGCACCAACCTGGACGAACTCAGCCACCACCCCATCAAGGTGCTGATCGCCAGCGCCCTGTGGACCGAGACCCCGAGCTTCCTGTTCTGGTTCGTGGTCTTCAACCTGTTCCTCGTCCCCACCGAGCGCTGGCTGGGGACGCTGCGCTGGCTGGCCGTGGTCGCCATCGCGCACATCGGCGCGACCCTCGTCAGCGAGGGGGCCGTCGCCTACCTCATCCACGCCGGAGACCTGCCGCACCGGACCAAGCACACCATCGACATCGGCGTCAGCTACGGCGTCTCCGGCGCGGTGGGCGTGCTCACCTGGTTCCTCGCCCGCCCGCTGCGCTGGTACTACCTGGGCGCGGCCACCGCCTTCTACCTCCTGCTGTTCGGCCTCTCCCGCGACTTCACCAACCTCGGCCACCTGACGGCCTTCGTGCTCGGGGTCGCCTGCTACCCGATCACCAGCGGCGTCCCCGGCGGCAACTGGCGGCCGCGAAAGGGGAGCCCACCCGGCTCTGTCCTCCGCTTTCCCGGGTAG